A genomic window from Peromyscus maniculatus bairdii isolate BWxNUB_F1_BW_parent chromosome 1, HU_Pman_BW_mat_3.1, whole genome shotgun sequence includes:
- the LOC102910850 gene encoding uncharacterized protein LOC102910850 isoform X2, producing MTVPIENDQEYHKGLLWQVEITNRQISNEEIVEAELMVAQKICQGTSYEGKACVKMFCQQSQRTRDQSTLACETAFSYKSLLNNHQSPLEETPCTHRQCRNTFSWKSYLTEHQRSCIDEKPYESTGYGKASHTKSQHQITHTDEKPYKCLECGKYFYYKSQITEHQRSHTGEKPYECTECGKSFSYKSHLTVHQRSHTGEKPHECTECRKVFYYKSQLTRHQRSHTGEKPYECVKCGKSFYCNTHLSLHQRIHVSEKPYECTECGKTFSFSACLTRHQRTHTDEKPYECTECPKVFHFKKQLTHHLKSHTAEKRFECKQCGKAFYWRSNLSVHQKTHSGEKPFECKQCGKAFYCKSHLTVHQRTHISEKLYQCTECRKAFYSQTQLTVHQKTHTDEKPYECKQCGKTFYSKSGLTAHQKTHTGEKPYGCKQCGKAFYNKYLLIEHHRVHTGEKPYQCTECKKAFYCKKYLSLHQKTHASEKSFHCAECGKAFSWMSHLTQHQRTHTGVKPYACEQCRKAYYFKKQLTRHQRTHTHEKSLDVNNAGEQFKANATSLCMKEFIQRRNSVSVPNAEIFLPHVTPYSKSDEKA from the exons ATGACTGTCCCAATTGAGAATGACCAGGAATATCACAAGGGACTTTTGTGGCAAGTTGAAATCACCAACAGGCAGATATCAAATGAAGAAATTGTTGAA GCAGAACTGATGGTGGCACAGAAAATCTGCCAGGGGACATCTTATGAAGGGAAAGCATGTGTGAAGATGTTTTGCCAACAGTCACAGCGCACAAGGGATCAGAGCACACTCGCATGTGAGACAGCTTTCAGTTATAAGTCACTTCTCAATAATCATCAGAGCCCTTTAGAGGAAACACCCTGTACACATAGACAGTGCAGGAATACATTCTCTTGGAAGTCATACCTCACTGAACATCAGAGAAGTTGTATAGATGAGAAGCCATATGAAAGTACAGGATATGGGAAAGCTTCCCACACCAAGTCTCAGCATCAGATTACTCATACAGATGAGAAGCCCTACAAATGTCTGGAATGTGGGAAATACTTCTACTACAAGTCACAAATCACTGAACATCAGAGAAGTCATACAGGTGAGAAGCCTTATGAGTGTACAGAATGTGGAAAATCTTTCAGCTATAAGTCACATCTCACTGTCCACCAGAGAAGTCATACAGGTGAAAAGCCACATGAATGTACAGAATGTAGGAAAGTTTTTTACTATAAGTCACAACTCACTCGACACCAAAGAagtcatacaggagagaaaccctatgaatgtgtGAAATGTGGAAAATCTTTCTACTGTAACACGCATCTTTCTCTACATCAGAGAATTCATGTAAGTGAGAAACCTTATGAGTGTACAGAATGTGGAAAAACTTTCTCTTTCAGTGCGTGCCTCACTCGACATCAAAGGACTCATACAGATGAGAAGCCATATGAATGTACAGAGTGCCCCAAAGTTTTCCACTTTAAGAAACAACTTACTCATCATCTGAAAAGTCATACTGCTGAGAAGCGCTTTGAATGTAAACAATGTGGAAAAGCATTTTACTGGAGGTCTAACCTTAGTGTGCATCAGAAAACTCATAGTGGTGAGAAGCCTTTTGAATGTAAACAATGTGGAAAAGCATTTTACTGTAAGTCCCACCTCACTGTACATCAGAGAACTCATATAAGTGAAAAGCTCTATCAATGTACAGAATGTAGGAAAGCATTCTATTCTCAGACACAGCTTACTGTACATCAGAAAACTCACACTGATGAAAAGCCATATGAATGTAAGCAATGTGGGAAAACATTCTACAGCAAGTCTGGGCTTACTGCACATCAGAAAACTCACACAGGTGAGAAGCCCTATGGATGTAAACAATGTGGAAAAGCATTCTATAATAAGTATTTGCTCATTGAGCATCATCGAGTTCATACAGGTGAGAAGCCCTATCAATGTACAGAATGCAAGAAAGCATTCTACTGCAAGAAATATCTTTCTCTACATCAGAAAACTCATGCAAGTGAGAAGTCATTTCATTGTGcagaatgtgggaaagccttttcCTGGATGTCACACCTCACTCAACATCAGAGAACTCATACAGGTGTGAAGCCCTATGCATGTGAACAATGTAGGAAAGCTTACTACTTCAAGAAGCAGCTCACTCGACATCAAAGAACTCATACACATGAGAAGTCATTAGATGTAAATAATGCAGGAGAACAATTCAAAGCAAATGCAACTTCTCTGTGTATGAAAGAATTCATACAAAGGAGAAACTCTGTAAGTGTACCAAATGCAGAAATTTTTCTTCCTCATGTCACACCTTACTCAAAGTCAGATGAGAAAGcctaa
- the LOC102910850 gene encoding uncharacterized protein LOC102910850 isoform X1, translated as MGSVSFEDISLDFTWDEWQDLDSAQRTLYRDVMLENYSSLMFLGHCTTKPELIFKLEHGFGPWSLAEASIQSLPGVHKMTVPIENDQEYHKGLLWQVEITNRQISNEEIVEAELMVAQKICQGTSYEGKACVKMFCQQSQRTRDQSTLACETAFSYKSLLNNHQSPLEETPCTHRQCRNTFSWKSYLTEHQRSCIDEKPYESTGYGKASHTKSQHQITHTDEKPYKCLECGKYFYYKSQITEHQRSHTGEKPYECTECGKSFSYKSHLTVHQRSHTGEKPHECTECRKVFYYKSQLTRHQRSHTGEKPYECVKCGKSFYCNTHLSLHQRIHVSEKPYECTECGKTFSFSACLTRHQRTHTDEKPYECTECPKVFHFKKQLTHHLKSHTAEKRFECKQCGKAFYWRSNLSVHQKTHSGEKPFECKQCGKAFYCKSHLTVHQRTHISEKLYQCTECRKAFYSQTQLTVHQKTHTDEKPYECKQCGKTFYSKSGLTAHQKTHTGEKPYGCKQCGKAFYNKYLLIEHHRVHTGEKPYQCTECKKAFYCKKYLSLHQKTHASEKSFHCAECGKAFSWMSHLTQHQRTHTGVKPYACEQCRKAYYFKKQLTRHQRTHTHEKSLDVNNAGEQFKANATSLCMKEFIQRRNSVSVPNAEIFLPHVTPYSKSDEKA; from the exons ATG GGTTCTGTATCATTTGAGGACATCTCTTTGGACTTTACCTGGGATGAGTGGCAGGATCTTGATTCTGCTCAGAGGACACTCTACAGGGATGTAATGCTAGAGAATTATAGCAGCCTCATGTTTTTGG GACACTGCACGACCAAACCTGAGTTGATCTTCAAGTTAGAGCATGGATTTGGGCCATGGAGTTTAGCAGAAGCCTCTATCCAGAGCCTTCCAG GTGTTCATAAAATGACTGTCCCAATTGAGAATGACCAGGAATATCACAAGGGACTTTTGTGGCAAGTTGAAATCACCAACAGGCAGATATCAAATGAAGAAATTGTTGAA GCAGAACTGATGGTGGCACAGAAAATCTGCCAGGGGACATCTTATGAAGGGAAAGCATGTGTGAAGATGTTTTGCCAACAGTCACAGCGCACAAGGGATCAGAGCACACTCGCATGTGAGACAGCTTTCAGTTATAAGTCACTTCTCAATAATCATCAGAGCCCTTTAGAGGAAACACCCTGTACACATAGACAGTGCAGGAATACATTCTCTTGGAAGTCATACCTCACTGAACATCAGAGAAGTTGTATAGATGAGAAGCCATATGAAAGTACAGGATATGGGAAAGCTTCCCACACCAAGTCTCAGCATCAGATTACTCATACAGATGAGAAGCCCTACAAATGTCTGGAATGTGGGAAATACTTCTACTACAAGTCACAAATCACTGAACATCAGAGAAGTCATACAGGTGAGAAGCCTTATGAGTGTACAGAATGTGGAAAATCTTTCAGCTATAAGTCACATCTCACTGTCCACCAGAGAAGTCATACAGGTGAAAAGCCACATGAATGTACAGAATGTAGGAAAGTTTTTTACTATAAGTCACAACTCACTCGACACCAAAGAagtcatacaggagagaaaccctatgaatgtgtGAAATGTGGAAAATCTTTCTACTGTAACACGCATCTTTCTCTACATCAGAGAATTCATGTAAGTGAGAAACCTTATGAGTGTACAGAATGTGGAAAAACTTTCTCTTTCAGTGCGTGCCTCACTCGACATCAAAGGACTCATACAGATGAGAAGCCATATGAATGTACAGAGTGCCCCAAAGTTTTCCACTTTAAGAAACAACTTACTCATCATCTGAAAAGTCATACTGCTGAGAAGCGCTTTGAATGTAAACAATGTGGAAAAGCATTTTACTGGAGGTCTAACCTTAGTGTGCATCAGAAAACTCATAGTGGTGAGAAGCCTTTTGAATGTAAACAATGTGGAAAAGCATTTTACTGTAAGTCCCACCTCACTGTACATCAGAGAACTCATATAAGTGAAAAGCTCTATCAATGTACAGAATGTAGGAAAGCATTCTATTCTCAGACACAGCTTACTGTACATCAGAAAACTCACACTGATGAAAAGCCATATGAATGTAAGCAATGTGGGAAAACATTCTACAGCAAGTCTGGGCTTACTGCACATCAGAAAACTCACACAGGTGAGAAGCCCTATGGATGTAAACAATGTGGAAAAGCATTCTATAATAAGTATTTGCTCATTGAGCATCATCGAGTTCATACAGGTGAGAAGCCCTATCAATGTACAGAATGCAAGAAAGCATTCTACTGCAAGAAATATCTTTCTCTACATCAGAAAACTCATGCAAGTGAGAAGTCATTTCATTGTGcagaatgtgggaaagccttttcCTGGATGTCACACCTCACTCAACATCAGAGAACTCATACAGGTGTGAAGCCCTATGCATGTGAACAATGTAGGAAAGCTTACTACTTCAAGAAGCAGCTCACTCGACATCAAAGAACTCATACACATGAGAAGTCATTAGATGTAAATAATGCAGGAGAACAATTCAAAGCAAATGCAACTTCTCTGTGTATGAAAGAATTCATACAAAGGAGAAACTCTGTAAGTGTACCAAATGCAGAAATTTTTCTTCCTCATGTCACACCTTACTCAAAGTCAGATGAGAAAGcctaa
- the LOC102910850 gene encoding uncharacterized protein LOC102910850 isoform X3, with protein sequence MVAQKICQGTSYEGKACVKMFCQQSQRTRDQSTLACETAFSYKSLLNNHQSPLEETPCTHRQCRNTFSWKSYLTEHQRSCIDEKPYESTGYGKASHTKSQHQITHTDEKPYKCLECGKYFYYKSQITEHQRSHTGEKPYECTECGKSFSYKSHLTVHQRSHTGEKPHECTECRKVFYYKSQLTRHQRSHTGEKPYECVKCGKSFYCNTHLSLHQRIHVSEKPYECTECGKTFSFSACLTRHQRTHTDEKPYECTECPKVFHFKKQLTHHLKSHTAEKRFECKQCGKAFYWRSNLSVHQKTHSGEKPFECKQCGKAFYCKSHLTVHQRTHISEKLYQCTECRKAFYSQTQLTVHQKTHTDEKPYECKQCGKTFYSKSGLTAHQKTHTGEKPYGCKQCGKAFYNKYLLIEHHRVHTGEKPYQCTECKKAFYCKKYLSLHQKTHASEKSFHCAECGKAFSWMSHLTQHQRTHTGVKPYACEQCRKAYYFKKQLTRHQRTHTHEKSLDVNNAGEQFKANATSLCMKEFIQRRNSVSVPNAEIFLPHVTPYSKSDEKA encoded by the coding sequence ATGGTGGCACAGAAAATCTGCCAGGGGACATCTTATGAAGGGAAAGCATGTGTGAAGATGTTTTGCCAACAGTCACAGCGCACAAGGGATCAGAGCACACTCGCATGTGAGACAGCTTTCAGTTATAAGTCACTTCTCAATAATCATCAGAGCCCTTTAGAGGAAACACCCTGTACACATAGACAGTGCAGGAATACATTCTCTTGGAAGTCATACCTCACTGAACATCAGAGAAGTTGTATAGATGAGAAGCCATATGAAAGTACAGGATATGGGAAAGCTTCCCACACCAAGTCTCAGCATCAGATTACTCATACAGATGAGAAGCCCTACAAATGTCTGGAATGTGGGAAATACTTCTACTACAAGTCACAAATCACTGAACATCAGAGAAGTCATACAGGTGAGAAGCCTTATGAGTGTACAGAATGTGGAAAATCTTTCAGCTATAAGTCACATCTCACTGTCCACCAGAGAAGTCATACAGGTGAAAAGCCACATGAATGTACAGAATGTAGGAAAGTTTTTTACTATAAGTCACAACTCACTCGACACCAAAGAagtcatacaggagagaaaccctatgaatgtgtGAAATGTGGAAAATCTTTCTACTGTAACACGCATCTTTCTCTACATCAGAGAATTCATGTAAGTGAGAAACCTTATGAGTGTACAGAATGTGGAAAAACTTTCTCTTTCAGTGCGTGCCTCACTCGACATCAAAGGACTCATACAGATGAGAAGCCATATGAATGTACAGAGTGCCCCAAAGTTTTCCACTTTAAGAAACAACTTACTCATCATCTGAAAAGTCATACTGCTGAGAAGCGCTTTGAATGTAAACAATGTGGAAAAGCATTTTACTGGAGGTCTAACCTTAGTGTGCATCAGAAAACTCATAGTGGTGAGAAGCCTTTTGAATGTAAACAATGTGGAAAAGCATTTTACTGTAAGTCCCACCTCACTGTACATCAGAGAACTCATATAAGTGAAAAGCTCTATCAATGTACAGAATGTAGGAAAGCATTCTATTCTCAGACACAGCTTACTGTACATCAGAAAACTCACACTGATGAAAAGCCATATGAATGTAAGCAATGTGGGAAAACATTCTACAGCAAGTCTGGGCTTACTGCACATCAGAAAACTCACACAGGTGAGAAGCCCTATGGATGTAAACAATGTGGAAAAGCATTCTATAATAAGTATTTGCTCATTGAGCATCATCGAGTTCATACAGGTGAGAAGCCCTATCAATGTACAGAATGCAAGAAAGCATTCTACTGCAAGAAATATCTTTCTCTACATCAGAAAACTCATGCAAGTGAGAAGTCATTTCATTGTGcagaatgtgggaaagccttttcCTGGATGTCACACCTCACTCAACATCAGAGAACTCATACAGGTGTGAAGCCCTATGCATGTGAACAATGTAGGAAAGCTTACTACTTCAAGAAGCAGCTCACTCGACATCAAAGAACTCATACACATGAGAAGTCATTAGATGTAAATAATGCAGGAGAACAATTCAAAGCAAATGCAACTTCTCTGTGTATGAAAGAATTCATACAAAGGAGAAACTCTGTAAGTGTACCAAATGCAGAAATTTTTCTTCCTCATGTCACACCTTACTCAAAGTCAGATGAGAAAGcctaa